A segment of the Catenuloplanes nepalensis genome:
CGACGGCGCTTGGGCCGGTCGCCCTCGTCGCCGGCCGCCTCCGCGGGATCACTGTCGCTCTCCCGGGCCTCCGGCACCTCCGTCGTCGTGACCTCGGCGGTCACCGTGCCCTCGCCGGACACGGCCTCGCCGGCCCGCCGACGCCGGCGACGCGGCTTCGCGCCGGCGTCGCCTTCCACGGCCTCGGTCACCGCCGGTGCCTCGCCGCCGCCGTCGACCGGCTCGGTGTGCCGGGTGCGCTTGCGGGTGCGCGGCGTGCGCTGCGCCGGAGCGGCTGCCCGGTCACCGCCGCGGCTCTCGCCACGACGGCCGCCGGAGCGACGGGTGCGGGTGCTGCCCAGGTCCTCCTCGATCTCCGCGGAGAGCCCGGCCCGGGTGCGGTCCGCGGACGGCAGCGCCGCCGCGACGTCGGTCGGGATGTCCAGGTCGGTGAAGAGGTAGGGGGAGGTGTGGTAGGTCTCCGGGGGTTCCCGCATGTCCAGCCCGATCGACTTGTCGATCAGGTGCCAGCGCGGCATGTCCTCCCAGTCCACGAACGTGACCGCGACGCCGGTGGCGCCGGCCCGGCCGGTGCGGCCGATGCGGTGCGTGTACGTGTCCGGGTCCTCCGGGCAGTCATAGTTGATCACGTGGGTGACGCCGGAGACGTCCAGCCCGCGGGCCGCGACGTCGGTGGCGACCAGCACGTCGATCTTGCCGGCCCGGAACGCCCGCAGCGCCCGCTCGCGCGCGCCCTGGCCCAGGTCGCCGTGGACCGCCGCGACCGCGAAACCGCGGAAGTCGAGGTCCTCGGAGAGCCGGTCCGCGGCCCGCTTGGTGCGCGTGAAGATCATCGTGAGACCGCGGCCGCGCGCCTGCAGGATGCGGGCCACCATCTCGATCTTGTTCATCGGGTGCGTCCGGTACGCCACCTGCAGCGTCTGCGGCGACGGCCCGGTCTCCACGGTGTGACCCGCGTGCACGGTCACCGGGTGCCGCAGGAAGCGGCGGGCGAGCGTGACGATCGGGTCCGGCATGGTCGCGGAGAACAGCATGGTCTGCCGGTCCTCCGGCAGCATGGCGAGGATCTTCTCCACGTCGTCCAGGAAGCCGAGGTCGAGCATGCGGTCGGCCTCGTCCAGCACCAGCGCGCGGATCCGGTCGAGGCGCAGCTTCTTCTGCTTCGCCAGGTCC
Coding sequences within it:
- a CDS encoding DEAD/DEAH box helicase, with the protein product MNDIEEQENAPTRAPAISDKPTFAELGVRDETVAALAAAGIERAFAIQEYALPIALRGSDMIGQAPTGTGKTFAFGLPLIDRVFAPAEGGDGLPQALVVVPTRELGLQVAKDLALAGKGRGVRVLPIYGGVAYEQQTDALKTGVEILVGTPGRLMDLAKQKKLRLDRIRALVLDEADRMLDLGFLDDVEKILAMLPEDRQTMLFSATMPDPIVTLARRFLRHPVTVHAGHTVETGPSPQTLQVAYRTHPMNKIEMVARILQARGRGLTMIFTRTKRAADRLSEDLDFRGFAVAAVHGDLGQGARERALRAFRAGKIDVLVATDVAARGLDVSGVTHVINYDCPEDPDTYTHRIGRTGRAGATGVAVTFVDWEDMPRWHLIDKSIGLDMREPPETYHTSPYLFTDLDIPTDVAAALPSADRTRAGLSAEIEEDLGSTRTRRSGGRRGESRGGDRAAAPAQRTPRTRKRTRHTEPVDGGGEAPAVTEAVEGDAGAKPRRRRRRAGEAVSGEGTVTAEVTTTEVPEARESDSDPAEAAGDEGDRPKRRRRRRGGRGGRGAGGEGAEGGADEGAED